The Panicum hallii strain FIL2 chromosome 9, PHallii_v3.1, whole genome shotgun sequence genome has a window encoding:
- the LOC112874996 gene encoding ubiquitin-conjugating enzyme 15-like, whose protein sequence is MTSSSPSSSSPSRKALSKIACSRLQKELSEWQVNPPAGFKHRVTDNLQRWVIDVAGAPGTLYTGETYQLQVDFPEHYPMEAPQVIFLHPAPMHPHIYSNGHICLDILYDSWSPAMTVSSVCISILSMLSSSPAKQRPADNDRYVRNCRNGRSPKETRWWFHDDTV, encoded by the exons atgacgagctcctccccctcctcctcgtccCCTTCCCGGAAG GCGCTGAGCAAGATCGCGTGCAGCCGCCTGCAGAAGGAGCTCTCGGAGTGGCAGGTCAACCCGCCCGCCGGCTTCAAGCACAGGGTCACCGACAACCTCCAGAG GTGGGTCATCGATGTGGCTGGAGCGCCAGGCACCCTCTACACCGGCGAGACGTACCAGCTGCAGGTGGACTTCCCTGAGCATTATCCCATGGAGGCACCTCAG GTTATATTTCTGCACCCAGCACCAATGCATCCGCACATCTACAGCAATGGGCACATCTGTTTAG ATATATTGTATGACTCATGGTCCCCAGCGATGACGGTCAGTTCTGTCTGTATCAGCATCTTGTCTATGTTGTCAAGCTCACCAGCAAAG CAACGCCCAGCCGATAATGATCGCTATGTCAGGAACTGCCGCAATGGGAGGTCACCGAAGGAGACTAGGTGGTGGTTCCATGATGACACGGTGTGA